The Euphorbia lathyris chromosome 3, ddEupLath1.1, whole genome shotgun sequence genome contains a region encoding:
- the LOC136223723 gene encoding agmatine coumaroyltransferase-2-like — MKIKIESTRIIKPIHEGIHQIPKFPHSIPLSVFDKVTYNTHIAVIYAYRPPTPPNETIEYGLRRALSEYREWGGRLGENENGDLLILLNDKGVKFVEATVDSKLDQLILLKPSPILLNLHPSLKDVEELVQVQLTRFACGSLVVGFTAHHLVADGHATSDFLVAWGKASRGLDIDPLPIHDRTIFSPRKPPSFEFEHRGVEFKSKNVIKDQFNYFDDRIFEDDISVHKVHFTLDFLSKLKARASVSLENKSYSTFESLVAHLWRKITKARGLGGFEKTHVRISVDGRMRMSPRIPNEYFGNLVLWAFPTARVKDLLREPVSYAAKLIHDAIVNVNDSYFKSFIDFATYKVGKEDLTPTAEMNKSILCPNLEVDSWLRFPFYDLDFGGGCPYAFIPSYFPTEGMMFFLPSFIGDGSIDAFVPLFHDNLIIFKQIVYSLD; from the coding sequence atgAAGATCAAAATAGAAAGCACACGAATCATCAAACCAATTCATGAAGGAATTCATCAAATTCCCAAATTTCCACATTCTATTCCTTTAAGTGTCTTTGATAAAGTCACTTACAACACTCATATCGCGGTTATTTATGCGTATCGTCCGCCTACTCCGCCAAATGAAACCATCGAATATGGTCTACGAAGAGCTTTGAGTGAATATAGAGAATGGGGTGGGAGATTGGGAGAAAATGAGAACGGAGATCTTCTCATTCTTCTTAATGATAAGGGAGTGAAATTTGTCGAAGCAACGGTTGATAGTAAGCTTGATCAACTCATACTATTGAAGCCATCTCCGATCTTGCTTAACCTTCATCCGAGTTTGAAAGATGTGGAGGAGCTTGTTCAAGTTCAGCTCACGAGGTTTGCTTGTGGGTCGCTTGTGGTTGGTTTTACTGCTCATCATTTAGTTGCGGACGGCCATGCTACTAGTGATTTCTTGGTGGCTTGGGGGAAAGCTAGTCGTGGACTTGATATTGATCCACTTCCGATTCATGATCGTACCATTTTTAGTCCTCGAAAACCTCCGAGTTTTGAGTTTGAGCATAGAGGCGTGGAGTTTAAGAGTAAAAATGTGATCAAAGATCAGTTTAATTATTTCGATGATCGAATATTTGAGGATGATATTAGTGTTCATAAAGTTCATTTCACGTTGGACTTTTTATCCAAGCTGAAAGCAAGAGCTTCGGTATCGTTAGAGAACAAGTCATATAGCACATTTGAGAGCTTGGTTGCTCATCTATGGCGAAAGATAACGAAAGCTCGTGGACTCGGAGGGTTCGAGAAAACGCATGTGAGAATTTCGGTGGATGGTCGGATGAGGATGAGTCCTAGAATACCTAATGAGTACTTTGGAAATTTGGTGTTATGGGCGTTTCCTACGGCTAGGGTTAAGGATCTTTTGCGTGAACCGGTGTCGTATGCAGCTAAGCTCATTCATGATGCTATCGTAAATGTGAATGATAGTTATTTCAAATCGTTCATTGACTTTGCTACTTATAAGGTGGGGAAGGAAGATCTTACGCCTACTGCGGAGATGAACAAGTCGATTTTGTGCCCTAATTTGGAAGTTGATAGTTGGCTGAGATTTCCGTTTTATGACTTGGATTTTGGAGGAGGATGTCCGTACGCGTTTATTCCATCCTATTTTCCAACAGAGGGAATGATGTTTTTTCTTCCTTCATTCATTGGAGATGGAAGCATAGATGCTTTCGTGCCGCTTTTCCATgacaatttaattatttttaagcaAATTGTCTATTCGCTCGATTAG
- the LOC136224023 gene encoding uncharacterized protein, translating to MAKDRNGNHSEASDYSSEDEGTEGYRRGGYHVVRIGDRFKNGRYVVQSKLGWGHFSTVWLAWDTQGQESRYVALKVQKSSQRYTEAAMDEIKLLKQIADGDPENKKCVVKLLDNFKHLGPNGNHVCMVFEFLGDNLLSLIKYNDHQGLPLHMVKELCFHILTGLDYLHRQLSIIHTDLKPENILLLSTIDPSKDPRRSGAPVILPTSQKKVFAESAASKYSENLTKNQKKKIRKKTKKAAPSSAGDEASEENNGDTETLLPAEGSNGDTKSAKYSVDESTRDEEKDGHEEKRDRRSSSCSTRWKLLDAVEPKCKLVDFGNACWTHKQFTSDIQTRQYRCPEVILGSKYSTPADIWSLACICFELVTGDLLFDPQSGDRYNRDEDHLALMMELIGRIPSKIASSGRYSRDFFNKHGDLKHIRRLRFWPLDKVLIEKYKFSEQDATDMADFLLPMLDFVPERRPTAAECLNHQWLTVPAPCALEPSISPVQQDPEEERDERMLYYS from the exons ATGGCGAAAGATAGGAACGGAAACCATTCAGAGGCGAGTGATTACTCATCCGAGGATGAAGGAACTGAGGGTTATAGGAGAGGAGGATACCATGTGGTGCGAATTGGGGATAGATTCAAAAATGGGCGTTATGTGGTGCAGAGCAAACTTGGTTGGGGTCATTTCTCTACTGTTTGGCTCGCTTGGGACACTCAAGGTCAAGAATCG CGTTATGTAGCTCTGAAAGTTCAAAAGAGTTCTCAACGATACACCGAGGCGGCAATGGATGAGATAAAGCTACTCAAACAGATAGCTGATGGAGACCCGGAAAATAAGAAATGTGTTGTAAAGCTGTTGGATAATTTTAAGCATTTGGGGCCGAACGGAAATCATGTGTGTATGGTGTTTGAGTTCTTGGGGGATAATCTCTTGAGCCTCATTAAGTATAATGATCATCAAGGGCTTCCTTTACATATGGTTAAAGAGTTATGTTTTCATATTTTGACGGGCTTGGATTACTTGCATCGCCAGCTTTCGATTATTCATACTGATTTGAAGCCGGAAAATATTTTGCTCTTGTCAACGATTGATCCGTCTAAAGACCCTCGGAGATCAGGTGCTCCTGTAATCCTCCCAACTAGCCAGAAAAAAGTTTTTGCGGAATCAGCTGCTTCTAAATACAGTGAGAATCTAACTAAgaatcagaaaaagaaaattcgAAAGAAAACTAAGAAAGCAGCTCCGAGTTCTGCAGGGGACGAAGCTTCCGAGGAAAACAATGGAGATACCGAAACACTTCTCCCTGCTGAAGGTTCTAATGGCGATACAAAATCAGCTAAATATTCTGTTGATGAATCAACAAGGGATGAAGAAAAGGATGGACATGAAGAAAAACGTGATCGTAGAAGTAGCAGTTGTTCCACAAGGTGGAAGCTGTTAGATGCAGTTGAACCGAAGTGCAAATTGGTCGATTTTGGAAATGCTTGTTGGACGCACAAACAATTTACAAGTGATATCCAGACAAGACAGTATAGGTGTCCAGAGGTTATACTTGGATCCAAATACTCGACTCCAGCCGATATCTGGTCCTTAGCTTGTATTTGCTTCGAGCTCGTAACTGGTGACCTCCTCTTTGATCCTCAAAGTGGTGACAGATATAACCGGGATGAG GATCACTTGGCATTGATGATGGAGCTTATTGGCAGGATACCAAGTAAG ATTGCATCTAGCGGTCGCTATTCGCGGGACTTCTTCAATAAGCATGGAGACTTGAAGCACATCCGTCGGCTGCGTTTCTGGCCTCTTGACAAGGTACTCATAGAGAAGTATAAATTCAGTGAGCAAGATGCAACTGACATGGCTGACTTCCTTCTGCCGATGCTCGATTTCGTACCCGAAAGGAGACCAACAGcagctgagtgccttaatcatCAATGGCTTACTGTACCAGCCCCTTGTGCGCTTGAACCTTCCATATCTCCTGTTCAACAGGATCCTGAGGAGGAGAGAGACGAAAG GATGCTGTATTACAGCTGA